From a single Alloactinosynnema sp. L-07 genomic region:
- the tsaD gene encoding tRNA (adenosine(37)-N6)-threonylcarbamoyltransferase complex transferase subunit TsaD, which translates to MTIILGIESSCDETGVGIVRLGADGAVELLADEVASSVEQHVRFGGVVPEIASRAHLEAMVPTMRRAFDSAGLALSDVDAITVTCGPGLSGALLVGVSAAKAYAMALDVPLYGANHLAGHVAADTLDHGPLPSPCLALLVSGGHSQLLRIDDLSGKITEIGSTIDDAAGEAYDKVARVIGLPYPGGPPIDRAAQRGNPSAIAFPRGLTGPRDAKYDFSFSGLKTAVARWVEAQERDGLEVPVDDVSASFQEAVADVLTMKAVRAATDLGIDTMIISGGVAANSRLKVLAAERCAAAGIELRVPRPRLCTDNGAMMAALGAHLVAAGVEPSSLDLSANPALPVSTVSV; encoded by the coding sequence GTGACGATCATCCTGGGAATCGAGAGCTCCTGCGACGAGACCGGCGTCGGCATCGTGCGCCTGGGCGCCGACGGTGCCGTTGAGCTGCTTGCCGACGAGGTCGCCTCCAGCGTCGAGCAGCATGTGCGCTTCGGCGGCGTGGTGCCCGAGATCGCCAGCCGGGCGCACCTGGAGGCCATGGTCCCGACCATGCGGCGGGCCTTCGACAGCGCGGGCCTCGCACTGTCCGATGTGGACGCGATCACGGTCACCTGCGGCCCCGGCCTGTCCGGCGCGCTGCTGGTCGGGGTGTCGGCGGCCAAGGCGTACGCGATGGCCCTGGACGTCCCGCTCTATGGCGCCAACCACCTCGCGGGCCACGTCGCGGCCGACACGCTCGACCACGGCCCGCTGCCGTCACCGTGCCTGGCCCTGCTGGTTTCCGGCGGCCACAGCCAGCTGCTTCGCATCGACGACCTCTCCGGCAAGATCACCGAGATCGGCTCCACCATCGACGACGCCGCGGGCGAGGCCTACGACAAGGTCGCGCGCGTCATCGGCCTGCCCTACCCAGGCGGCCCCCCGATCGACCGCGCCGCCCAGCGCGGCAACCCGTCGGCCATCGCCTTCCCCCGGGGCCTGACCGGCCCCCGCGACGCCAAGTACGACTTCTCCTTCTCGGGCCTCAAGACCGCCGTCGCCCGCTGGGTCGAGGCCCAGGAACGCGACGGCCTGGAGGTTCCGGTCGACGACGTGTCGGCGTCCTTCCAGGAGGCCGTGGCCGACGTGCTGACCATGAAGGCCGTCCGCGCCGCCACCGATCTCGGCATCGACACGATGATCATCTCCGGCGGCGTCGCGGCCAACTCCCGCCTCAAGGTCCTCGCCGCCGAACGCTGCGCTGCGGCAGGCATCGAATTGCGCGTCCCCCGCCCCCGCCTCTGCACCGACAACGGCGCCATGATGGCCGCACTGGGCGCACACCTCGTGGCGGCGGGCGTGGAGCCGTCGTCGTTGGACCTCTCGGCCAACCCGGCCCTGCCCGTGTCGACGGTGTCTGTCTAG
- the rimI gene encoding ribosomal protein S18-alanine N-acetyltransferase: MRLQPLRRADAARCAELEQVLFAGEDPWSESAFAAELDWGHYYLGAYAKGQLVGYAGLSLAGAPGDMEASVHTIGVDPAWQRQGVGRALLCALLDRADQENAAVFLEVRTDNSSAIALYEAHGFTTVGLRRRYYQPSGADAFTMVRPERASLETT; the protein is encoded by the coding sequence GTGCGCCTGCAGCCGCTGCGACGCGCGGACGCGGCGCGCTGCGCGGAACTGGAGCAGGTGCTGTTCGCGGGCGAGGACCCGTGGAGCGAGTCGGCGTTCGCCGCCGAACTCGACTGGGGCCACTACTACCTCGGCGCCTACGCAAAGGGTCAACTCGTCGGCTACGCGGGCCTGTCGCTGGCGGGCGCGCCGGGGGACATGGAAGCCAGCGTGCACACCATCGGGGTCGACCCGGCGTGGCAGCGCCAGGGCGTCGGCCGGGCCCTGCTGTGCGCCCTGCTGGACCGGGCCGACCAGGAGAACGCCGCGGTGTTCCTTGAGGTCCGCACCGACAACTCATCGGCCATCGCGCTCTACGAGGCGCACGGCTTCACCACAGTCGGCCTGCGCCGGCGCTACTACCAGCCCTCCGGCGCCGACGCCTTCACCATGGTCCGGCCCGAGCGCGCCAGCCTGGAGACCACGTGA
- a CDS encoding LPXTG cell wall anchor domain-containing protein has translation MTATRSSRLAALVVGAALTGLALGGTAAAAQPSSSPTIPTAPVVDGLDIEVGFEKDTYLTGEEVVATATITNTTDAPIEHVIAYSSGKDGVHFTADAGEFTWNGNNPSGGTLDAHETVEIDFVAHVGNVNATKVELMGYIGIKPEGSGLPLFPLAEAKVEKRTGYFGGTVYADRNGNQTLDDGEVLAGAKITAGNAYFNDDRPATTTDAAGRFRIDNVATVPYLVFVEDKDGWTFQYQQVKVDTTDANANVVFRGVGQFNQSLTASIAFTKQRYQVGDMAEMKVTLTNTGSVPLSGIKANCDRVGDSPDHVTWGDKLWGDLGHEGAGAQVGVGETKVITVSGKVPASADTYGIVHVACDFGFDSSANPEANAWAFVGAENAVGSMSITAFANKSGSDEWYQDGEEVPGLDVSLIDLTSKKVVVTVRSDAKGKADFKNVPVGVYDIAFSGGWARKDTRGDIHVTKKCKYGCDSYMEVVKSGNPQPTPTTTPTTTTAAPVQTTTTTPAPQAKAGSGDLPNTGASVVWPAIAGLSAVLLGGVAVFVTRRRRKTVAE, from the coding sequence ATGACCGCGACCCGGTCCAGCCGCTTAGCGGCGCTTGTCGTTGGGGCGGCTTTGACGGGACTCGCGCTGGGCGGCACCGCCGCCGCCGCGCAGCCCTCGTCGTCGCCCACCATTCCTACCGCTCCGGTTGTCGACGGCCTCGACATCGAGGTCGGCTTCGAGAAGGACACCTACCTCACCGGTGAGGAGGTCGTCGCAACGGCGACGATCACCAACACCACCGATGCGCCGATCGAGCACGTGATCGCCTACTCGTCGGGCAAGGATGGCGTCCACTTCACCGCCGACGCGGGCGAGTTCACCTGGAACGGGAACAACCCGTCGGGCGGCACGCTCGACGCACACGAGACTGTCGAGATCGACTTCGTCGCGCACGTCGGCAACGTGAACGCGACGAAGGTCGAGCTGATGGGCTACATCGGCATCAAGCCGGAGGGCTCCGGGCTTCCGCTGTTCCCCCTGGCTGAGGCGAAGGTCGAGAAGCGCACCGGCTACTTCGGCGGAACGGTTTACGCCGACCGCAACGGCAACCAGACGCTCGACGATGGCGAGGTGCTCGCCGGGGCGAAGATCACCGCGGGCAACGCGTACTTCAACGACGACCGGCCCGCGACCACGACCGACGCCGCAGGGCGCTTCCGGATCGACAACGTCGCGACGGTCCCCTACCTCGTGTTCGTGGAGGACAAGGACGGCTGGACCTTCCAGTACCAGCAGGTCAAGGTCGACACGACCGACGCCAACGCGAACGTCGTCTTCCGTGGCGTCGGCCAGTTCAACCAGAGCCTGACGGCTTCCATCGCCTTCACCAAGCAGCGGTACCAGGTCGGCGACATGGCCGAGATGAAGGTGACGCTGACCAACACCGGCAGCGTGCCGCTCTCCGGGATCAAGGCGAACTGCGACCGGGTCGGCGACAGCCCCGACCACGTCACCTGGGGCGACAAGCTCTGGGGTGACCTCGGTCACGAAGGCGCGGGCGCCCAGGTCGGTGTTGGCGAGACCAAGGTGATCACGGTCTCCGGCAAGGTGCCCGCGAGCGCGGACACCTACGGCATCGTGCACGTGGCGTGCGACTTCGGCTTCGACAGCTCCGCCAACCCGGAGGCGAACGCGTGGGCGTTCGTGGGTGCGGAGAACGCGGTCGGCAGCATGTCGATCACCGCCTTCGCGAACAAGTCGGGCAGCGACGAGTGGTACCAGGACGGCGAGGAGGTGCCCGGCCTCGACGTCAGCCTGATCGACCTGACCTCGAAGAAGGTCGTGGTCACCGTGAGGTCCGACGCCAAGGGCAAGGCCGACTTCAAGAACGTCCCGGTCGGCGTGTACGACATCGCGTTCTCTGGCGGCTGGGCCCGCAAGGACACCCGGGGCGACATCCACGTCACCAAGAAGTGCAAGTACGGCTGTGACTCGTACATGGAGGTCGTGAAGTCGGGTAACCCGCAGCCGACCCCGACCACCACCCCCACCACGACGACGGCCGCGCCCGTCCAGACGACGACCACCACCCCGGCCCCGCAGGCCAAAGCCGGGTCGGGCGACCTCCCGAACACCGGTGCCAGCGTGGTCTGGCCCGCGATCGCCGGTCTGTCGGCGGTGCTGCTCGGCGGCGTGGCGGTGTTCGTAACTCGGAGGCGGAGGAAGACCGTCGCCGAGTAA
- the groES gene encoding co-chaperone GroES, with amino-acid sequence MSVNIKPLEDKIIVQASEAEATTASGLVIPDTAKEKPQEGKVLAVGPGRIDDKGNRVPVDVAVGDVVIYSKYGGTEIKHNGEEYLILSARDVLAVIN; translated from the coding sequence GTGAGCGTCAACATCAAGCCACTCGAGGACAAGATCATCGTCCAGGCGAGCGAGGCCGAGGCCACGACCGCTTCTGGTCTGGTCATCCCGGACACCGCCAAGGAGAAGCCCCAGGAGGGCAAGGTCCTGGCTGTGGGTCCGGGCCGGATCGACGACAAGGGCAACCGCGTCCCCGTGGACGTGGCGGTCGGTGACGTCGTCATCTACTCCAAGTACGGCGGCACTGAGATCAAGCACAACGGCGAGGAGTACCTCATCCTCTCCGCTCGCGACGTGCTGGCTGTCATCAACTGA
- the tsaB gene encoding tRNA (adenosine(37)-N6)-threonylcarbamoyltransferase complex dimerization subunit type 1 TsaB codes for MLVLAVDTATPAVTAGVVELTDGRPRVLAECVTVDAKAHGELLAPHLRDALAAAGRTFAEVDAIVCGIGPGPFTGLRAGMVTAAALGHSLDRPVFPVCSLDAIAADVPGERLLVVTDARRREVYWAAYDGTRLTEPDVSAPAAVAARVAELGVTRVAGYGAKLYDFGLPVVGPEHPSPAGLVAAADLEGTPGPLTPLYLRRPDAVEPGARKRVSAR; via the coding sequence GTGCTGGTACTCGCTGTGGACACCGCAACGCCCGCGGTCACCGCCGGCGTCGTCGAACTGACCGATGGACGCCCGCGCGTGCTCGCCGAGTGCGTGACCGTCGACGCCAAGGCGCACGGTGAACTGCTCGCCCCGCACCTGAGAGACGCGCTCGCCGCGGCAGGCCGCACGTTCGCCGAGGTCGACGCGATCGTCTGCGGCATCGGCCCTGGCCCGTTCACCGGGCTACGCGCGGGCATGGTCACCGCCGCCGCGCTCGGCCACAGCCTCGACCGGCCCGTCTTCCCGGTCTGCTCGCTCGACGCCATCGCCGCCGACGTGCCCGGCGAGCGCCTGCTCGTGGTCACCGACGCGCGCCGCCGCGAGGTGTACTGGGCCGCCTACGACGGCACCCGGCTGACCGAGCCCGACGTCAGCGCGCCCGCGGCCGTCGCCGCCCGCGTCGCCGAACTCGGCGTCACGCGCGTGGCGGGCTACGGCGCCAAGCTCTACGACTTCGGCCTGCCCGTCGTCGGCCCAGAGCACCCGAGCCCGGCGGGCCTGGTCGCCGCCGCCGACCTGGAAGGCACCCCCGGCCCGCTCACCCCGCTCTACCTGCGCAGGCCCGACGCCGTCGAGCCGGGCGCGCGCAAGCGGGTGAGCGCGAGATGA
- a CDS encoding acyl-CoA synthetase — translation MLPTLAAPDEREAVRFGSAVLTHADLAGAAKAVAARLGTARRVAVWAEPTPQTCVAVVGALLAGAAVVPINPKVGERELAHILGDSAPEVTIGGPSADFVVDLAERLDGPLPAEADPESPAFIVYTSGTTGPPKGVLLPRRAIATNLDALADAWEWTAADVVVHALPLFHVHGLILGVLGPLRRGGAVWHLGRFDTAALADALTSGATMMFGVPTMYHRLAADCEADPALAAAVGRARLLVSGSAALPATDHARITRATGQAVVERYGMTETLMNCGVRASADRRPGTVGPPIDGVEVRLVDEAGALVADGEIGEIEVRGPNLFLGYLNRPEATAEAFRDGWFRTGDMAVRESEGYIRIVGRRATDLIKSGGYKIGAGEIENALLDHPGVAEVAVTGEPDDDLGERIVAWVVPAGERPTAEELADHVAALLSPHKRPRVVRFLESLPRNEMGKVTKRALHA, via the coding sequence CTGCTGCCCACCCTGGCCGCGCCGGACGAGCGGGAAGCCGTCCGGTTCGGGAGCGCCGTCCTGACCCACGCCGATCTCGCGGGCGCCGCCAAGGCCGTGGCCGCCAGGCTCGGCACCGCGCGCCGCGTCGCGGTGTGGGCCGAACCAACCCCGCAGACCTGCGTCGCCGTGGTCGGCGCGCTGCTCGCGGGGGCCGCGGTGGTGCCGATCAACCCGAAGGTCGGCGAACGGGAGCTGGCGCACATCCTGGGCGACAGCGCGCCGGAGGTCACGATCGGCGGGCCGTCCGCGGACTTCGTGGTCGACCTGGCCGAGCGGCTCGACGGGCCACTACCCGCCGAGGCCGATCCGGAGTCGCCCGCGTTCATCGTCTACACCTCGGGCACCACCGGCCCGCCCAAGGGCGTCCTGCTGCCCCGCCGCGCGATCGCCACGAACCTCGACGCACTGGCCGACGCGTGGGAGTGGACCGCGGCCGACGTCGTCGTGCACGCGCTGCCGCTGTTCCACGTCCACGGTCTGATCCTGGGCGTCCTCGGCCCGCTGCGTCGGGGCGGCGCGGTGTGGCACCTGGGCCGGTTCGACACCGCCGCGCTCGCCGACGCGCTGACCAGCGGCGCGACGATGATGTTCGGCGTCCCGACGATGTATCACCGGCTCGCCGCCGACTGCGAGGCCGACCCGGCGCTGGCCGCCGCCGTGGGTCGGGCGCGGCTGCTGGTGTCCGGTTCGGCCGCGCTGCCCGCCACCGACCACGCGCGGATCACCCGCGCGACCGGCCAGGCCGTGGTCGAGCGCTACGGGATGACCGAGACGCTGATGAACTGCGGCGTGCGCGCGTCGGCCGACCGGCGGCCGGGCACGGTGGGACCGCCGATCGACGGCGTCGAGGTGCGGCTGGTCGACGAGGCGGGAGCGCTGGTCGCCGACGGCGAGATCGGCGAGATCGAGGTCCGCGGCCCGAACCTGTTCCTGGGCTACCTCAACCGCCCCGAGGCCACCGCCGAGGCCTTCCGCGACGGCTGGTTCCGCACCGGCGACATGGCCGTCCGCGAGTCCGAGGGCTATATCCGCATCGTCGGCCGCCGCGCCACCGACCTGATCAAGAGCGGCGGCTACAAGATCGGCGCGGGCGAGATCGAGAACGCGCTGCTCGACCACCCCGGGGTCGCCGAGGTCGCGGTGACGGGCGAGCCGGACGACGACCTCGGCGAGCGGATCGTGGCCTGGGTGGTCCCAGCGGGCGAGCGGCCGACGGCGGAGGAACTGGCCGACCACGTCGCCGCGCTGCTCTCCCCGCACAAGCGGCCGAGGGTCGTGCGCTTCCTGGAATCCTTGCCCCGCAACGAGATGGGCAAGGTCACCAAGCGAGCGCTGCATGCCTGA
- a CDS encoding GNAT family N-acetyltransferase: MIIRNGLPADFPRLQEIEVDAGGPFRAFGMADIADMPPPTTEQLRSYLGRCWVAEADIVAAYLLADAVGGCAHIAQVSLDQRFRGQRTGQRLIDHVEQWAKANDLAALTLTTFRDIPWNAPYYERIGFRVVEPTPALAELVEHEASIGLDPDTRVCMRREF; encoded by the coding sequence GTGATCATTCGGAACGGGCTGCCCGCGGATTTCCCTCGACTCCAGGAGATCGAGGTCGACGCGGGTGGCCCGTTCCGCGCATTCGGGATGGCCGACATCGCCGACATGCCGCCACCCACGACCGAACAACTGCGCTCGTACCTCGGTCGGTGCTGGGTCGCCGAGGCGGACATCGTCGCGGCGTACCTGCTGGCCGACGCGGTCGGTGGCTGCGCGCACATCGCCCAGGTCAGCCTCGATCAGCGGTTCCGCGGGCAGCGGACCGGGCAGCGACTGATCGACCACGTCGAGCAGTGGGCGAAGGCCAACGACCTCGCGGCCCTCACGTTGACGACCTTCCGGGACATCCCCTGGAACGCGCCCTACTACGAGCGGATCGGGTTCCGCGTGGTCGAGCCGACGCCTGCGCTCGCCGAGTTGGTCGAGCATGAGGCGAGCATTGGCCTGGACCCGGACACCCGGGTCTGTATGCGGCGCGAGTTCTAG
- the groL gene encoding chaperonin GroEL (60 kDa chaperone family; promotes refolding of misfolded polypeptides especially under stressful conditions; forms two stacked rings of heptamers to form a barrel-shaped 14mer; ends can be capped by GroES; misfolded proteins enter the barrel where they are refolded when GroES binds), whose translation MPKQISFDEDARRALERGVNKLADAVKVTLGPRGRHVVLAKKFGGPTVTNDGVTIAREIELEDSFENLGAQLAKNVATKTNDVAGDGTTTATVLAQALVRVGLRNVAAGANPTSIGRGIQAASDAVVASLLAKATPVKGRDNIAQVGTVASRDASIGALLGEAIEKVGEDGVITVEESSTLATELVITEGVQFDKGFVSAHFATDPEAQEAVLEDTYVLLHRDKISALADLLPILEKVAESGKSVLIIAEDVEGEALSTLVVNALRKTIKAVAVKAPFFGDRRKAFLDDLAVVTGGQVIAAEVGLKLSEATLDSLGTARRVVVSKDETTLVEGGGDKADIAGRAEQLRKEIEATESDWDREKLQERLAKLSGGVAVIKVGAPTETELSERKHRIEDAVAATKAAVEEGIVPGGGSALVQVAKELDGNLGLTGDEATGVAIVREALSAPLFWIATNGGQEGAVVVNKVAELSWGHGFNAAKLTYGDLLADGVVDPVKVTRSAVANAASIARMILTTESAVVDKKADAPDAGHGHGHGHGHGHGH comes from the coding sequence ATGCCCAAGCAGATCAGTTTCGACGAGGACGCTCGTCGGGCCCTTGAGCGCGGGGTGAACAAGCTCGCCGACGCGGTCAAGGTCACTCTCGGCCCGCGCGGGCGGCACGTCGTGCTCGCCAAGAAGTTCGGTGGTCCGACCGTCACCAACGACGGTGTGACCATCGCTCGTGAGATCGAGCTCGAGGACTCGTTCGAGAACCTCGGTGCGCAGCTCGCCAAGAATGTCGCCACCAAGACGAACGATGTCGCGGGCGACGGCACCACCACCGCGACCGTGCTGGCTCAGGCGCTGGTGCGCGTCGGCCTGCGCAACGTCGCCGCCGGTGCGAACCCGACCAGCATCGGGCGGGGCATCCAGGCCGCATCGGACGCTGTGGTCGCTTCGCTGCTGGCGAAGGCGACCCCGGTCAAGGGGCGCGACAACATCGCCCAGGTCGGCACCGTCGCCTCCCGCGACGCGTCGATCGGCGCGCTGCTCGGTGAGGCCATCGAGAAGGTCGGCGAGGACGGTGTGATCACCGTGGAGGAGTCCTCCACGCTGGCCACCGAGCTCGTCATCACCGAAGGTGTGCAGTTCGACAAGGGCTTCGTCTCGGCCCACTTCGCCACCGACCCGGAGGCGCAGGAGGCCGTGCTGGAGGACACCTACGTCCTGCTGCACCGCGACAAGATCTCCGCGCTGGCCGATCTGCTGCCGATCCTGGAGAAGGTCGCCGAGTCCGGCAAGTCCGTCCTGATCATCGCCGAGGACGTCGAGGGTGAGGCGCTGTCGACGCTGGTCGTCAACGCCCTGCGCAAGACGATCAAGGCCGTCGCGGTCAAGGCGCCGTTCTTCGGCGACCGCCGCAAGGCGTTCCTCGACGACCTCGCCGTCGTCACCGGCGGCCAGGTCATCGCCGCCGAGGTCGGTCTCAAGCTGTCCGAGGCGACCCTCGACTCGCTGGGCACCGCCCGCCGCGTCGTGGTCAGCAAGGACGAGACCACGCTGGTCGAGGGTGGCGGCGACAAGGCCGACATCGCCGGGCGCGCCGAGCAGCTGCGCAAGGAGATCGAGGCCACCGAGTCCGACTGGGACCGCGAGAAGCTGCAGGAGCGGCTGGCCAAGCTGTCCGGCGGCGTCGCGGTGATCAAGGTCGGCGCGCCGACCGAGACCGAGCTGTCGGAGCGCAAGCACCGCATCGAGGACGCGGTCGCGGCCACCAAGGCCGCCGTCGAGGAGGGCATCGTGCCCGGCGGCGGTTCGGCGCTGGTCCAGGTCGCCAAGGAGCTCGATGGCAACCTCGGCCTCACCGGCGACGAGGCCACCGGTGTCGCGATCGTGCGCGAGGCGCTGTCCGCGCCGCTGTTCTGGATCGCCACGAACGGCGGCCAGGAAGGCGCGGTCGTGGTCAACAAGGTCGCCGAGCTGTCGTGGGGCCACGGCTTCAACGCCGCGAAGCTCACCTACGGCGACCTGCTCGCCGACGGCGTCGTCGACCCGGTCAAGGTCACCCGGTCCGCGGTGGCCAACGCCGCCTCGATCGCCAGGATGATCCTGACCACCGAGAGCGCCGTGGTGGACAAGAAGGCAGACGCGCCCGACGCCGGTCATGGCCACGGCCACGGCCATGGTCACGGGCACGGCCACTGA
- the tsaE gene encoding tRNA (adenosine(37)-N6)-threonylcarbamoyltransferase complex ATPase subunit type 1 TsaE, which translates to MAETIELPAVEDTLDFGRRLGATLHAGDLVLLAGPLGAGKTVVAKGIAAGLGVQGRVSSPTFIIAREHQAGTRGIPLVHVDAYRLGGDLTELDDLDLDTELVEAVVVVEWGDGAAERLSDDHLLIRLDRRPDDTRVATLEPHGTWTSRRIG; encoded by the coding sequence GTGGCTGAGACGATCGAACTGCCCGCGGTCGAGGACACCCTCGACTTCGGCCGCAGGCTGGGCGCGACCCTGCACGCGGGTGACCTGGTCCTGCTGGCGGGTCCGCTGGGCGCGGGGAAGACGGTGGTGGCCAAGGGGATCGCGGCCGGACTCGGCGTGCAGGGGCGGGTCAGCAGCCCGACGTTCATCATCGCCCGCGAGCACCAGGCGGGCACCCGCGGCATCCCGCTGGTCCACGTCGACGCCTACCGGCTCGGCGGCGACCTCACCGAGCTGGACGACCTGGACCTGGACACCGAACTGGTCGAGGCGGTCGTCGTGGTCGAATGGGGCGACGGCGCCGCCGAGCGGCTCTCCGACGACCACCTGCTCATCCGGCTCGACCGGCGGCCCGACGACACCAGGGTGGCCACCCTGGAACCCCATGGGACGTGGACCAGCCGCCGGATAGGGTGA
- a CDS encoding carboxyl transferase domain-containing protein, producing MPDEGARHVIAAVASDFVEFPGSATPGDGPIGWEGYGASKERAMAASGETESVVCGEGKIGGTDAVLIVFDFRFLGGSVGTKTGDRIEHAFTRARETRTPLVSLIATGGSRMHEGMLSLRQLQRVARQSALLREAGVPQVSVLRDPTTGGLWASLGAGADVTIGVAGARVGFAGSRVRPAVDVDDPAYTSEGQFANGHIDEVCEFEDLGAVLAEWLVLLTSGTPEPPAVPRALGSAAALDGWAAVRQARSAVRPHAESYLDDYFDLRREISGDRAGGVDPGMLCGIGLVGHHAVAYAAQTGTATTPSGFRLAARLIRLAERLDLAVLTLVDTPGAANDAAAERAGVGPAIADLFATVAAARVPITTLVIGEGGSGGALALAAPDRTWITPDAYFSVIAPELCAAILKRDASEIPATAEQLRLRPQDLLDLGVVRGIAY from the coding sequence ATGCCTGACGAGGGAGCCCGCCACGTCATCGCGGCCGTCGCATCGGACTTCGTCGAGTTCCCCGGCTCGGCGACGCCCGGCGACGGGCCGATCGGGTGGGAGGGATACGGCGCGTCGAAGGAGCGCGCCATGGCGGCCTCGGGTGAGACCGAGTCGGTGGTGTGCGGCGAGGGCAAGATCGGCGGCACGGACGCGGTGCTGATCGTGTTCGACTTCCGGTTCCTCGGCGGGTCGGTCGGCACCAAGACGGGCGACCGCATCGAGCACGCGTTCACCCGCGCCCGCGAGACGCGCACGCCGCTGGTGTCGCTGATCGCGACCGGGGGCAGCCGGATGCACGAGGGAATGCTGTCCCTGCGCCAACTCCAGCGCGTCGCGCGGCAGTCGGCGCTGCTGCGGGAGGCCGGGGTGCCGCAGGTCTCGGTGCTGCGCGACCCGACGACGGGCGGACTGTGGGCCTCCCTCGGCGCGGGCGCGGACGTGACCATCGGGGTCGCGGGCGCGCGAGTCGGGTTCGCAGGCAGCCGCGTGCGGCCCGCCGTCGATGTCGACGATCCGGCGTATACCTCGGAAGGGCAGTTCGCGAACGGGCACATCGATGAGGTGTGCGAGTTCGAGGACCTGGGGGCCGTGCTCGCGGAATGGTTGGTACTGCTGACTTCCGGCACGCCGGAGCCACCGGCCGTACCCCGCGCGCTGGGGTCCGCGGCGGCGCTGGACGGCTGGGCGGCCGTGCGGCAGGCGCGGTCGGCGGTCAGGCCGCACGCGGAGTCCTATTTGGACGATTACTTCGACCTCCGGCGCGAGATCTCCGGGGACCGCGCGGGCGGGGTCGATCCGGGGATGCTGTGCGGGATCGGGCTCGTCGGCCACCACGCCGTCGCCTACGCCGCGCAGACCGGCACCGCGACGACGCCTTCCGGGTTCCGCCTGGCGGCCCGGCTGATCCGGCTGGCCGAGCGGCTCGACCTCGCGGTGCTGACCCTGGTGGACACCCCGGGCGCGGCCAACGACGCGGCGGCTGAGCGGGCGGGGGTCGGCCCGGCCATCGCGGACCTGTTCGCCACCGTGGCGGCGGCGCGGGTGCCGATCACGACCCTGGTGATCGGCGAGGGCGGCTCCGGCGGCGCCCTCGCACTCGCCGCACCCGACCGCACCTGGATAACCCCGGACGCGTACTTCTCCGTCATCGCCCCAGAACTCTGCGCCGCCATCCTCAAACGCGACGCGAGCGAGATCCCGGCGACGGCGGAACAACTCCGCCTCCGCCCGCAGGACCTGCTCGACCTGGGCGTTGTCCGGGGTATCGCCTACTAG
- a CDS encoding HAD family hydrolase — MRAVIFDWGGTLTPWVTMDMHVAWRAYADVVHADDPEAADALAAVLRAADDAAWHRSRTDATAFHLLEMMADAGHPAEERALVALRAHWDQATYTDPEVAPLLAELRGRGLRTGVLSSTSWPAAWHEEILIRDGVRDLFDACVWSSDLEYTKPHRVSFETAMRAVGVDDPADCVYVGDRPHDDISGAKAAGMRAVFIPHSVIPVEQQLPVEVEPDAVLHRLSDLPAILDRWV; from the coding sequence ATGCGCGCGGTGATCTTCGACTGGGGCGGCACGCTGACCCCCTGGGTGACTATGGACATGCACGTCGCCTGGCGGGCCTACGCCGACGTCGTCCACGCCGACGACCCCGAGGCCGCCGACGCGCTCGCCGCCGTCCTGCGCGCCGCCGACGACGCCGCGTGGCACCGCAGCCGCACCGACGCCACCGCGTTTCACCTGCTGGAGATGATGGCCGACGCGGGTCATCCCGCCGAGGAGCGCGCCCTGGTCGCGCTGCGCGCCCATTGGGACCAGGCCACGTACACCGACCCCGAGGTCGCGCCGCTGCTGGCCGAGCTTCGGGGCCGAGGCTTGCGTACCGGCGTGCTGTCCTCGACCTCCTGGCCCGCGGCCTGGCACGAGGAGATCCTGATCCGCGACGGCGTCCGCGACCTGTTCGACGCGTGCGTGTGGAGCAGCGACCTGGAGTACACCAAGCCCCACCGAGTCTCCTTCGAAACCGCGATGCGAGCGGTGGGCGTGGACGACCCGGCCGACTGCGTCTACGTCGGCGACCGCCCCCACGACGACATCAGCGGCGCGAAGGCGGCCGGGATGCGGGCGGTGTTCATCCCGCACAGTGTGATCCCGGTGGAGCAGCAGCTGCCGGTGGAGGTCGAACCGGACGCGGTCCTGCACCGGCTGTCGGACCTGCCCGCGATCCTGGACCGCTGGGTATGA